One genomic region from Leguminivora glycinivorella isolate SPB_JAAS2020 chromosome 8, LegGlyc_1.1, whole genome shotgun sequence encodes:
- the LOC125228738 gene encoding uncharacterized protein LOC125228738 yields the protein MASLKLEGPTLGHKHRSFNKLVQKFTANQTRDNLEDNHLKENDIHNLVKIDIAGANRDVHYILEILKGNDMLYVSHALRRSSWLMTDDTYAHIMNSEYVHACLIPNMMAKAASKLMLHIRLNLRDEKRVDDFFNYYEPHDLKTALKWLPHCSVAFMNTKVEKYYNDIDPLLLKRLCEKSYQILKVYLKKPIKEFYYQKHANETFIRKGLQATIFLLNTQWDFYLDVIESIKTQAKYTRRESWRINVNRGNLALEKKYNGKPVFNVKLTKLLMKTCPERIKRNFYHYGNNIHIPTFVKFLAKYKIREFLLSQANDPNQDFGNTWIDFDTVQHFLKRMPREERIDFIRGIFYKWMF from the coding sequence ATGGCGTCGCTGAAGTTAGAAGGTCCTACATTAGGACATAAACATCGCAGTTTTAATAAATTAGTCCAAAAATTTACCGCAAATCAGACTAGGGACAACctagaagacaatcatttaaaGGAAAATGATATACACAACTTAGTCAAGATTGATATTGCCGGAGCAAATAGGGATGTACATTACATTCTGGAAATTCTCAAGGGCAATGACATGTTGTACGTCTCACATGCACTTAGGCGAAGTTCTTGGCTTATGACCGATGACACTTACGCCCATATTATGAATTCTGAATACGTACATGCATGTCTCATCCCGAACATGATGGCTAAAGCGGCTAGTAAGTTGATGCTGCACATAAGGCTCAACTTACGAGACGAGAAACGCGTCGACGATTTCTTCAATTACTATGAACCCCATGACCTGAAAACGGCCCTGAAGTGGCTGCCGCATTGTTCTGTCGCATTTATGAATACTAAagtagaaaaatattataatgacATTGATCCGTTACTACTGAAACGCCTTTGCGAGAAATCATACCAAATATTAAAAGTTTACCTAAAAAAACCTATAAAGGAATTTTACTATCAAAAACATGCCAATGAAACCTTCATTCGCAAAGGACTTCAGGcgacaatatttttattaaatacgcAATGGGATTTTTACCTCGATGTGATAGAAAGTATAAAAACCCAAGCAAAATACACAAGACGAGAATCATGGAGAATAAATGTAAATCGCGGGAATCTAgcattggaaaaaaaatataatggaAAGCCCGTATTTAACGTAAAGTTAACAAAACTATTAATGAAGACATGTCCTGAACGAATTAAACGAAACTTCTATCATTATGGTAACAATATTCATATTCCCACATTTGTTAAGTTCTTGGCAAAGTATAAAATTAGAGAATTTTTGTTGTCACAAGCAAATGACCCAAACCAAGACTTTGGTAATACTTGGATTGACTTCGACACGGTGCAGCATTTCCTTAAAAGAATGCCACGAGAAGAACGAATCGATTTCATTAGAGGCATATTTTATAAATGGATGTTTTGA